The Streptomyces sp. CC0208 genome window below encodes:
- a CDS encoding IS630 family transposase: MAEPVRVRRLTDQEGQRLQQIVRRGSTSSVRYRRAIMLLASAGGNRVPVIAQLVQADEDTVRDVIHRFNEIGLACLDPQSAGGRPRPLKPDDEDFVIQTATTRPAKLGQPFTRWSLRKLAAYLRKVHGRVIRIGREALRGLLARRGVTFQRTKTWKESPDPEREAKLDCIEEVVDRFRDRVFAFDEFGPLGIRPTTGSCWAEQGWPERHPATYHRTHGVRYFHGCYSVGDDRLWGVNRRRKGAANTLVALKSIRAARPDGAPIYVIMDNLSAHKGTDIRRWAKKNKVELCFTPTYASWANPIEAHFGPLRQFTIADSHHPNHSAQTRALHAYLRWRNANARHRDVLAAERKERARVRSEKGIRWGGRPLPAAA; the protein is encoded by the coding sequence GTGGCTGAGCCTGTCCGTGTGCGCAGACTGACCGACCAGGAGGGGCAGCGGCTGCAACAGATCGTGCGCCGTGGCAGCACGAGTTCGGTGCGCTATCGGCGCGCGATAATGCTGCTGGCCTCAGCCGGCGGGAACCGCGTGCCGGTGATCGCACAACTGGTGCAGGCCGACGAGGACACCGTCCGGGACGTGATCCATCGCTTCAACGAGATCGGCCTGGCCTGCCTGGACCCTCAGTCGGCGGGAGGCCGTCCCCGCCCTCTCAAGCCTGACGACGAGGACTTCGTCATCCAGACGGCTACCACCCGCCCTGCGAAGCTTGGCCAGCCCTTCACTCGCTGGTCACTGCGCAAGCTCGCTGCCTACCTGCGGAAAGTTCACGGCCGGGTTATCCGCATCGGCCGCGAGGCATTACGCGGCCTACTCGCTCGCCGGGGCGTCACCTTCCAGCGCACCAAGACGTGGAAAGAGTCCCCGGACCCCGAACGCGAGGCGAAACTGGACTGCATCGAGGAGGTGGTGGACCGCTTCCGAGACCGGGTCTTCGCCTTCGACGAGTTCGGACCGCTCGGGATCCGGCCCACCACCGGGTCATGCTGGGCCGAGCAGGGCTGGCCCGAACGGCATCCCGCCACCTACCACCGCACCCATGGCGTCCGGTACTTTCACGGATGCTACTCGGTCGGCGACGACCGCTTGTGGGGCGTCAACCGCCGCAGGAAAGGTGCCGCGAACACGCTGGTCGCGCTGAAGTCGATCCGCGCCGCCCGGCCCGACGGCGCACCGATCTACGTGATCATGGACAATCTGTCCGCCCACAAGGGCACCGACATCCGCCGCTGGGCGAAGAAGAACAAGGTCGAGTTGTGCTTCACCCCGACCTACGCGTCGTGGGCGAACCCGATCGAGGCGCACTTCGGGCCACTGAGGCAGTTCACCATCGCCGACTCCCACCACCCCAACCACTCAGCACAGACCCGGGCGCTGCACGCCTACCTGCGCTGGCGCAACGCCAATGCCCGCCACCGCGACGTCCTGGCCGCCGAGCGCAAGGAACGTGCCCGCGTCCGTAGCGAGAAAGGCATCCGCTGGGGCGGCCGACCGCTTCCGGCAGCGGCTTGA
- a CDS encoding GNAT family N-acetyltransferase: MTALLNDDLTQASAEAGVALTEYFVTDTAKWVWQYRINQLISEPACVGWLTQTVVAEPEGAVVGYAGFHGPPDEAGMVELGYSVAPAYRRQGYARAILAELIHRSVAEPGVRTVRVTISPDNAASLATISGYGFVEVGEQWDEEDGLETIFEVPV, translated from the coding sequence ATGACCGCCTTGCTGAACGACGATCTGACTCAAGCCAGCGCCGAAGCAGGTGTCGCTCTCACCGAGTACTTCGTCACGGACACAGCGAAGTGGGTGTGGCAGTACCGGATCAATCAGCTCATCTCGGAGCCGGCTTGCGTGGGGTGGCTCACGCAGACTGTGGTAGCCGAGCCGGAAGGTGCCGTCGTGGGGTATGCCGGGTTCCACGGGCCGCCAGATGAGGCAGGCATGGTGGAGCTCGGTTACTCCGTGGCCCCCGCCTACCGCCGTCAGGGCTACGCCAGGGCAATTCTGGCCGAGTTGATACATCGGTCTGTTGCCGAACCCGGAGTCAGGACCGTGCGGGTGACGATCAGTCCTGACAACGCCGCATCCCTGGCCACGATTTCCGGGTACGGCTTTGTGGAGGTCGGAGAGCAATGGGACGAGGAAGACGGCCTCGAAACCATATTTGAAGTTCCTGTCTGA
- a CDS encoding putative immunity protein, producing the protein MILPKVRDPRLVTIRRGGTLTDSDHHLLALWAAACAEHVLDLFESAQPEDLRPRQAIEHARAWVRGEVKMMQARAAGGHAMGAARDLRGAARHAAYAAGQAAVVAHVAAHELGAAAYAIKAARAAAPRDESEAAGRLECQWQRDQLPEAIRELVLDDQRLRNDICWSVFDC; encoded by the coding sequence ATGATCCTCCCAAAGGTCAGAGATCCTCGCTTGGTGACGATCCGCCGCGGTGGCACCCTCACCGATTCGGATCACCATCTCCTCGCCCTCTGGGCAGCAGCCTGCGCGGAGCACGTCCTCGACCTTTTCGAGTCGGCTCAGCCCGAGGACCTACGACCGCGCCAGGCGATCGAGCATGCCCGCGCCTGGGTCCGTGGCGAGGTCAAGATGATGCAGGCCCGCGCGGCGGGCGGCCACGCAATGGGCGCGGCTCGAGACCTGCGCGGCGCAGCACGGCATGCCGCCTACGCCGCCGGCCAGGCCGCAGTCGTCGCCCACGTCGCCGCGCATGAGCTGGGCGCGGCTGCCTACGCGATCAAGGCCGCACGCGCTGCCGCGCCAAGAGACGAGAGTGAGGCCGCAGGACGACTCGAGTGCCAGTGGCAGCGCGACCAGCTCCCGGAGGCGATTCGCGAGCTCGTTCTCGACGACCAGCGATTGCGGAACGACATCTGCTGGTCAGTGTTTGACTGCTGA
- the ligA gene encoding NAD-dependent DNA ligase LigA, whose translation MTTPAAEIMDGAAYAQAVEDAVKASAAYYEGGTSALDDDAYDRLVRGIAAWETDHPDQVLPNSPTGKVAGGAVVGDVPHTVAMLSLDNVFSPEDFTAWTVSLARRIGHEVRRFSVEPKLDGLAIAARYTQGRLARLITRGDGIAGEDVSHAIGTLEGLPEKLDQPVTVEVRGEVLMTTAQFEHANEVRTAHGGQPFANARGASAGTLRAKDRAYTVPMTFFGYSLLSLPDADSALTERLNGLAHSDLMDLTAQMGVNTTATTAAPGIIATTVEEVLDRVREIAALRAELPFGIDGIVIKADLAADQQAAGSGSRAPRWAIAYKLPAVEKITRLLDVEWNVGRTGIVAPRGVLEPVEIDGATITYATLHNPADIARRGLRLGDHVMVHRAGDVIPRIEAPVAHLRTGDEQPIAFPEVCPRCGSAIDTSQERWRCEQGRNCHLVASLSYAAGRDQLDIEGLGVTRIVQLVEAGLVTDLADLFTLTRDQLLALERMGATSTDNLLTAIAAAKGQPLSRVLCALGVRGTGRSMSRRIARHFATMDTIRAADADAMQQVEGIGTEKAPSIVAELAELAPLIDKLIAAGVNMTEPGVTPPPAAGDTDAAAGGTKAAGGPLAGMTVVVTGAMTGALEKLSRNQMNELIERAGGRSSSNVSKKTTLVVAGEGAGSKRAKAEDLGIRLATPDEFAALVADFTS comes from the coding sequence ATGACGACTCCCGCTGCAGAGATCATGGATGGTGCCGCCTACGCGCAGGCGGTCGAGGACGCGGTGAAAGCGTCGGCGGCCTACTACGAGGGCGGCACGTCGGCGCTGGACGATGATGCTTACGACCGACTGGTACGCGGCATCGCCGCGTGGGAGACGGACCATCCCGATCAGGTGCTGCCCAATTCGCCGACCGGGAAAGTCGCCGGCGGGGCGGTGGTGGGCGACGTGCCGCACACGGTGGCGATGCTGAGTCTGGACAACGTGTTCTCACCTGAGGACTTCACGGCCTGGACGGTCTCGCTGGCCAGACGGATCGGCCACGAGGTGAGACGCTTCAGCGTCGAGCCGAAGCTTGACGGTCTCGCGATCGCCGCCCGCTACACCCAGGGACGCCTGGCCCGGCTGATCACCCGCGGCGACGGGATCGCCGGGGAGGACGTCTCGCACGCGATCGGCACCCTTGAGGGCCTGCCCGAGAAGCTGGACCAGCCGGTAACCGTGGAGGTGCGCGGCGAAGTCCTCATGACGACGGCCCAATTCGAGCACGCCAACGAGGTGCGCACCGCGCACGGCGGGCAGCCGTTCGCCAACGCGCGCGGTGCTTCCGCAGGCACCCTGCGCGCCAAGGACCGTGCCTACACGGTGCCGATGACGTTCTTCGGCTACAGCCTGTTGTCCCTGCCCGACGCCGACTCCGCGCTCACAGAGCGGCTGAACGGGCTCGCCCACAGCGACCTCATGGATCTGACCGCGCAGATGGGAGTGAACACCACCGCCACCACGGCGGCCCCCGGGATCATCGCCACCACCGTGGAGGAGGTTCTGGACCGCGTGCGGGAGATCGCCGCCCTGCGCGCCGAGCTGCCGTTCGGCATCGACGGCATAGTCATCAAGGCCGACCTCGCCGCCGACCAGCAGGCCGCAGGATCCGGGTCGCGTGCACCTCGCTGGGCGATCGCCTACAAGCTTCCGGCTGTAGAGAAGATCACCCGCCTGCTCGATGTGGAGTGGAACGTGGGCCGCACCGGCATCGTCGCCCCCCGCGGAGTTCTGGAGCCTGTGGAGATCGACGGTGCCACCATCACCTACGCCACCCTGCACAACCCGGCCGACATCGCCCGCCGCGGTCTGCGCCTGGGCGACCATGTCATGGTGCACCGCGCCGGCGACGTCATCCCCCGCATCGAGGCTCCGGTTGCCCACCTGCGCACCGGGGACGAGCAACCCATCGCCTTCCCCGAGGTGTGCCCGCGCTGCGGCTCCGCCATCGACACCAGCCAGGAACGCTGGCGGTGCGAGCAGGGCCGCAACTGCCACCTGGTCGCCTCCCTGTCCTACGCCGCCGGCCGCGACCAGCTCGACATCGAAGGTCTGGGCGTCACCCGCATCGTGCAGCTCGTCGAGGCCGGCCTGGTCACCGACCTTGCCGACCTGTTCACTCTCACCCGCGACCAGCTCCTGGCACTGGAGCGGATGGGTGCCACCAGCACCGACAACCTCCTCACCGCAATCGCCGCGGCCAAGGGCCAGCCACTGTCGCGGGTGCTGTGTGCTCTCGGGGTCCGCGGCACCGGACGCTCCATGTCCCGCCGTATCGCCCGCCATTTCGCCACCATGGACACCATCCGCGCCGCAGACGCGGACGCGATGCAGCAGGTCGAGGGCATCGGCACCGAAAAAGCACCCTCGATCGTTGCTGAACTCGCCGAACTCGCCCCGCTCATCGACAAGCTCATCGCGGCCGGGGTGAACATGACCGAGCCCGGGGTGACCCCGCCGCCCGCGGCCGGCGACACCGACGCCGCTGCCGGCGGCACAAAGGCGGCGGGCGGCCCGCTGGCCGGGATGACGGTGGTGGTCACCGGCGCGATGACCGGCGCGCTGGAGAAACTCAGCCGCAACCAGATGAACGAACTCATCGAACGCGCCGGCGGCCGCTCCTCCTCCAACGTCTCCAAGAAGACCACCCTGGTCGTCGCCGGGGAAGGCGCAGGATCCAAGCGGGCCAAGGCCGAAGACCTCGGCATCCGCCTGGCCACCCCGGACGAATTCGCCGCCCTGGTCGCCGACTTCACCAGCTGA